The following proteins are encoded in a genomic region of Alistipes shahii WAL 8301:
- a CDS encoding RNA polymerase sigma factor → MEEQILAEGCRKGDDMARKELYDRYAGRLLSICMRYAGDRATAEDLLHDAFLKIYGAFDRFTYRGTGSLRAWIERITVNVALEWIRSRSKLGSVTLDEGKAAAEVAEPDVAEMARVPREVLMRFIGELPEGYRAVFNLYCIEEYSHRDIARMLGINEKSSSSQLFRARAMLARRIRAYLETH, encoded by the coding sequence ATGGAGGAACAGATACTGGCCGAAGGGTGCAGGAAAGGGGACGATATGGCCCGCAAGGAGCTGTACGACCGCTATGCAGGCCGTCTGTTGTCGATTTGCATGCGTTACGCCGGAGACCGCGCGACGGCCGAAGACCTGCTCCACGACGCTTTTCTGAAGATCTACGGGGCGTTCGACCGCTTCACCTACCGGGGAACCGGCTCGCTGCGCGCCTGGATCGAGCGGATCACGGTCAACGTGGCGCTGGAGTGGATACGCAGCCGCAGCAAGCTGGGAAGCGTGACGCTCGACGAGGGAAAGGCCGCGGCGGAGGTGGCGGAACCGGACGTGGCGGAGATGGCCCGCGTTCCGCGCGAGGTGCTGATGCGGTTCATCGGCGAGCTGCCCGAGGGTTACCGGGCGGTGTTCAACCTCTACTGCATCGAGGAGTATTCCCACCGCGACATCGCCCGGATGCTGGGAATCAACGAGAAAAGCTCCTCTTCGCAGTTGTTTCGCGCCCGGGCCATGCTGGCCCGCAGGATCAGGGCTTATTTGGAGACGCATTGA
- the ruvB gene encoding Holliday junction branch migration DNA helicase RuvB yields MSIVRNTESDLEFENKIRPQELETFSGQDKIVENLHIFIKAALMRGDSLDHVLLHGPPGLGKTTLANIIANEMGAQLRVTSGPVLDKPGDLAGLLTNLNPGDVLFIDEIHRLSPIVEEYLYSAMEDYKIDIVLDKGPSARSIQIELAPFTLIGATTRSGLLTSPLRARFGIQCHLEYYDAPVLAGIVRRSARILDVSIDDDAAHEVALRSRGTPRIANALLRRVRDFAMVKGEGHIDLEITRIALAALNIDSRGLDQMDNKILGTIIEKFNGGPVGLNTVATAVGEEAGTIEEVYEPFLIKEGFLKRTPRGREATPLAYQHLGFTHPRDGEASLF; encoded by the coding sequence ATGTCAATCGTACGCAACACGGAGAGCGATCTCGAATTCGAGAACAAAATCCGCCCGCAGGAGCTGGAAACCTTCTCCGGGCAGGACAAGATCGTCGAAAACCTCCATATCTTCATCAAGGCGGCGCTCATGCGCGGCGACTCGCTCGACCACGTCCTGCTGCACGGCCCCCCGGGACTGGGCAAGACGACCCTCGCGAACATCATCGCCAACGAAATGGGGGCGCAGCTGCGCGTCACGTCGGGTCCGGTGCTCGACAAGCCGGGCGACCTGGCGGGCCTGCTGACCAACCTCAATCCGGGCGACGTGCTTTTCATCGACGAGATCCACCGCCTCAGCCCGATCGTCGAGGAGTATCTCTACTCGGCGATGGAGGACTATAAAATCGACATCGTGCTGGACAAAGGCCCCTCGGCCCGCTCGATCCAGATCGAGCTGGCGCCCTTCACGCTCATCGGCGCCACGACGCGCAGCGGCCTGCTGACTTCGCCCCTCAGGGCGCGTTTCGGCATCCAGTGCCACCTCGAATACTACGACGCCCCGGTGCTCGCGGGCATCGTGCGGCGCTCGGCACGCATCCTCGACGTCTCGATCGACGACGACGCGGCCCACGAAGTGGCCCTGCGTTCGCGCGGCACGCCGCGTATCGCCAACGCCCTGCTGCGCCGCGTGCGCGACTTCGCGATGGTCAAGGGCGAAGGGCACATCGACCTCGAAATCACCCGCATCGCCCTCGCGGCGCTGAACATCGACTCGCGCGGACTGGACCAGATGGACAACAAGATTCTCGGAACGATCATCGAGAAATTCAACGGCGGTCCCGTGGGCCTGAACACCGTGGCCACGGCCGTGGGCGAAGAGGCCGGGACGATCGAGGAGGTCTACGAGCCGTTCCTGATCAAGGAGGGCTTCCTCAAACGCACGCCCCGCGGCCGCGAGGCGACGCCGCTGGCCTACCAGCACCTCGGATTCACCCACCCGCGCGACGGAGAGGCTTCGCTCTTCTGA
- a CDS encoding malic enzyme-like NAD(P)-binding protein has translation MNTKTQLDDAALRYHSEGRPGKIGIVPTKPYHTQYDLSLAYSPGVAAPSLAIAEEPDDVYKYTGKGNLVAVISNGTAVLGLGNIGPLAAKPVMEGKSMLFKTYAGIDAFDIEVDTTDPEEFIRTVKAIAPTFGGINLEDIKAPECFEIETRLREELDIPLMHDDQHGTAIISSAALLNGAKIAGKELDKMRVVVNGAGAAAIACARLFVELGIRRENMVLCDSHGAVTVYREDINPMKREFATTRRITTLAEALHDADVFLGVSKADTLTPEMLRTMSGNPIVMALANPDPEIAYDTAMLSRPDIIFATGRSDYPNQVNNVLGFPYIFRGALDVRATKINEEMKLAAAHALAELTRQPVPTMVLRAYGVEKLEFGRTYLIPKPLDPRLLCTVAPAVAKAAVESGVAKQPIADWDTYAESLRKRYQE, from the coding sequence ATGAACACAAAAACGCAACTCGACGACGCGGCGCTGCGCTACCACAGCGAAGGCCGCCCCGGTAAGATCGGGATCGTCCCGACCAAACCCTATCATACGCAGTACGATCTGTCGCTGGCCTACTCGCCCGGCGTGGCGGCTCCGTCGCTGGCCATCGCCGAAGAGCCGGACGACGTTTACAAATACACGGGCAAGGGCAACCTCGTGGCCGTGATCTCGAACGGCACGGCCGTCCTCGGACTGGGCAACATCGGTCCCCTGGCGGCCAAGCCCGTCATGGAGGGCAAAAGCATGCTCTTCAAGACCTATGCAGGCATCGACGCCTTCGACATCGAGGTCGACACGACCGATCCCGAGGAGTTCATCCGCACGGTGAAAGCCATCGCTCCCACCTTCGGAGGCATCAACCTCGAGGACATCAAGGCCCCGGAGTGTTTCGAGATCGAGACCCGCCTGCGCGAGGAGCTGGACATTCCCCTGATGCACGACGACCAGCACGGCACGGCGATCATCTCCTCGGCGGCGCTTCTGAACGGCGCGAAGATCGCCGGCAAGGAGCTGGACAAAATGCGCGTTGTGGTCAACGGCGCCGGAGCCGCCGCCATCGCCTGCGCGCGCCTGTTCGTGGAGCTCGGCATCCGCCGCGAGAACATGGTGCTTTGCGACAGTCATGGAGCGGTCACGGTCTACCGCGAGGACATCAACCCGATGAAGCGCGAATTCGCCACCACGCGGCGCATCACGACGCTGGCCGAGGCGCTGCACGACGCCGACGTGTTCCTGGGCGTCTCGAAGGCCGACACGCTGACGCCCGAGATGCTGCGCACGATGTCCGGCAACCCGATCGTCATGGCCCTCGCCAATCCCGATCCCGAAATCGCCTACGATACCGCGATGCTCTCGCGCCCCGACATCATCTTCGCCACGGGCCGTTCGGACTACCCGAACCAGGTCAACAACGTGTTGGGGTTCCCCTACATCTTCCGGGGTGCGCTCGACGTGCGGGCCACGAAGATCAACGAGGAGATGAAACTCGCCGCGGCGCATGCGCTGGCCGAACTGACCCGCCAGCCGGTTCCGACCATGGTCCTGCGCGCCTACGGGGTCGAGAAGCTCGAATTCGGGCGCACCTACCTGATCCCCAAGCCGCTCGATCCGCGCCTGCTGTGCACCGTCGCCCCCGCCGTTGCGAAGGCCGCCGTCGAATCGGGCGTCGCCAAACAACCGATCGCAGACTGGGACACCTATGCCGAGAGTCTGCGGAAACGCTATCAGGAATAA
- the aroB gene encoding 3-dehydroquinate synthase, translating into MKPAFNVRQQSEIFIGPLADILSGVLPEGRVVVVSDSTIDRLYHSVLAQYDTVLIGLGESVKTMQTVEMIYRRFIELGVDRSTFVLAVGGGIVTDVAGFAASTYMRGVKFGFVSTTLLGQVDASVGGKNGVNVDGYKNMAGTFTQPQFVICDPALLRTLPEREFRAGLAEVVKAAIIADADLFGRIERTTFEALRTDTDLLSDAVSAAIRVKADIVERDERESGDRRKLNLGHTLAHAIEKASNRMNHGEAVAVGTALIAGAAVKLGALTQADCDRIVNVLTALGFDLTPPVEVKRLLKEVGKDKKNEDGMLRIVLPVGIGDCEVRPMTMDAFAALF; encoded by the coding sequence ATGAAACCTGCCTTCAACGTTCGCCAACAGAGCGAAATTTTCATAGGCCCGCTGGCCGACATTCTCTCCGGGGTGCTCCCCGAAGGGCGCGTGGTGGTGGTCTCCGACTCCACGATCGACCGGCTGTACCATTCGGTGCTGGCGCAGTACGACACCGTGCTGATCGGCCTGGGCGAGAGCGTCAAGACGATGCAGACCGTCGAGATGATCTACCGCCGTTTCATCGAGCTGGGCGTGGACCGTTCGACCTTCGTGCTGGCGGTCGGGGGCGGCATCGTCACCGACGTGGCGGGATTCGCCGCATCGACCTACATGCGCGGCGTGAAATTCGGATTCGTCTCGACGACGCTGCTGGGGCAGGTCGACGCTTCGGTGGGCGGCAAGAACGGCGTGAACGTCGACGGCTACAAGAACATGGCCGGGACCTTCACGCAGCCGCAGTTCGTCATCTGCGATCCCGCGCTGCTGCGCACGCTGCCCGAGCGGGAGTTCCGGGCCGGGCTGGCCGAGGTGGTCAAGGCGGCGATCATCGCCGACGCCGATCTGTTCGGACGCATCGAGCGGACGACCTTCGAGGCGCTGCGCACGGATACCGATCTGTTGTCGGACGCCGTTTCGGCGGCGATCCGCGTCAAGGCCGACATCGTCGAGCGCGACGAACGCGAGTCGGGCGACCGCCGCAAGCTGAACCTCGGGCACACGCTGGCGCATGCCATCGAGAAGGCCTCCAACCGCATGAACCACGGCGAGGCCGTGGCGGTGGGAACGGCGCTGATCGCCGGGGCGGCGGTGAAGCTGGGTGCGCTGACGCAGGCCGACTGCGACCGGATCGTGAATGTGCTGACGGCGCTGGGCTTCGACCTGACGCCGCCCGTGGAGGTGAAACGCCTGCTGAAAGAGGTCGGCAAGGACAAGAAAAACGAAGACGGCATGCTGCGGATCGTCCTGCCGGTCGGGATCGGCGACTGCGAGGTGCGGCCGATGACGATGGATGCCTTCGCGGCGTTGTTTTAG
- the typA gene encoding translational GTPase TypA: MQKLRNIAIIAHVDHGKTTLVDKMILAGHILRDNAKPAGELILDNNDLERERGITILSKNVSVIYKDYKINIIDTPGHADFGGEVERVLNMCDGVLLLVDAFEGTMPQTRFVLQKALALGKKPIVVINKVDKPNCRPEVVNEQVFDLMFSLDATEEQLDYKTIYGSAKQGWMSHKWNEPTDSIVPLLDAIIDEIPEPKIVGGTPQMLITSLEYSAYTGRIAVGKVTRGSLKAGQMVTLAKRDGVTMQKTRIKELMVFEGLGKKKVEEVPCGEICAIMGIDGFEIGDTVCDYENPEPLPPIAIDEPTMSMLFTINNSPFFGKDGKYVTSRHIKERLDRELEKNLALRVTPGPSADSFNVFGRGVLHLSVLIETMRREGYELQVGQPHVIVKEIDGKKCEPIEEMTVDCPEEYSGTVIDLTTRRKGTLTNMASDGERTRLEFDIPSRGIIGLRSNMLTATAGEAIMTHRLKGFEPWVGEIEMRTNGSIISGETGTAYAYSIDKLQDRGRFFISPMEQVYAGQVIGEHTRQNDITVNVTKAKQLTNMRASGSDDKTSIAPPKVFTLEEALEYIQGDEYVEVTPHSMRLRKILLDENDRKRAAK; this comes from the coding sequence ATGCAAAAACTGCGCAATATTGCGATTATTGCCCACGTCGACCACGGCAAGACGACGCTCGTCGACAAAATGATTCTGGCGGGGCACATCCTCCGCGACAACGCCAAGCCGGCCGGCGAACTCATACTGGACAACAACGACCTGGAACGCGAACGCGGCATCACGATCCTCTCGAAAAACGTTTCGGTCATCTACAAGGACTACAAAATCAACATCATCGACACCCCGGGCCACGCCGACTTCGGCGGCGAGGTCGAGCGCGTGCTGAACATGTGCGACGGCGTGCTGCTGCTGGTCGACGCCTTCGAGGGCACGATGCCGCAGACGCGTTTCGTGCTTCAGAAGGCCCTTGCGCTGGGCAAGAAGCCCATCGTGGTCATCAACAAGGTCGACAAGCCCAACTGCCGTCCCGAGGTGGTCAACGAGCAGGTTTTCGACCTGATGTTCTCGCTCGACGCCACCGAGGAGCAGCTCGACTACAAGACCATCTACGGCTCGGCCAAGCAGGGCTGGATGTCGCACAAATGGAACGAGCCGACCGACTCGATCGTTCCGCTGCTCGACGCCATCATCGACGAGATCCCCGAGCCGAAAATCGTCGGGGGCACGCCCCAGATGCTCATCACGTCGCTCGAATATTCGGCCTACACGGGCCGTATCGCCGTGGGCAAGGTCACGCGCGGCTCGCTCAAGGCGGGCCAGATGGTGACCCTCGCCAAGCGCGACGGCGTGACGATGCAGAAAACCCGGATCAAGGAGCTGATGGTTTTCGAGGGCCTCGGCAAGAAGAAGGTCGAGGAGGTTCCCTGCGGCGAGATCTGCGCCATCATGGGCATCGACGGCTTCGAAATCGGCGACACGGTCTGCGACTACGAGAATCCCGAACCGCTGCCCCCCATCGCCATCGACGAACCCACGATGTCGATGCTCTTCACGATCAACAACTCGCCCTTCTTCGGCAAGGACGGCAAATACGTCACCTCGCGCCACATCAAGGAGCGGCTCGACCGCGAGCTGGAGAAGAACCTCGCCCTGCGCGTGACGCCCGGCCCTTCGGCCGACTCGTTCAACGTCTTCGGGCGCGGCGTGCTGCACCTCTCGGTGCTGATCGAGACCATGCGCCGCGAGGGCTACGAGTTACAGGTGGGCCAGCCCCACGTCATCGTCAAGGAGATCGACGGCAAGAAGTGCGAGCCGATCGAGGAGATGACCGTCGACTGCCCGGAGGAGTACTCGGGCACGGTGATCGACCTCACGACGCGCCGCAAGGGCACGCTGACGAACATGGCCTCCGACGGCGAACGCACGCGCCTGGAATTCGACATTCCCTCGCGCGGCATCATCGGCCTGCGGTCGAACATGCTGACCGCCACGGCCGGCGAAGCCATTATGACACACCGTCTGAAAGGGTTCGAACCGTGGGTCGGCGAGATCGAGATGCGCACCAACGGTTCGATCATCTCGGGCGAGACCGGCACGGCCTACGCCTATTCGATCGACAAGTTGCAGGACCGCGGCCGCTTCTTCATCAGCCCGATGGAGCAGGTCTACGCCGGACAGGTCATCGGCGAGCACACGCGCCAGAACGACATCACGGTCAACGTCACCAAGGCCAAGCAGCTCACGAACATGCGCGCTTCGGGATCGGACGACAAGACGTCGATCGCGCCTCCGAAGGTCTTCACGCTCGAAGAGGCGCTCGAATACATCCAGGGCGACGAGTATGTCGAGGTCACGCCGCACTCGATGCGCCTGCGCAAAATCCTGCTCGACGAGAACGACCGCAAACGCGCGGCGAAATAA
- a CDS encoding DUF4377 domain-containing protein — protein MKKCFVLLLLLPLGFGGCDDGHEPRTETWTVAPEKGVAGIVMSFGHVPAYIVKTAPDAEWRTFSGSIANFTFEKGYQTEMLVRIDPIPNPPADGPGYRYTMEKPISRTPMQSDVDPLQFSPEFEVTIASRRADSPATSGYWIKDMRYTDPQWEPFPWEIEGFDFEPGFEARLLIRPVAEYDDAKGDYEVKYRLTKLISSEEKVSEGIPDK, from the coding sequence ATGAAAAAATGCTTCGTCCTGCTTTTGCTGCTGCCGCTCGGGTTCGGCGGCTGCGACGACGGCCATGAACCGCGCACCGAAACCTGGACCGTCGCCCCCGAAAAGGGCGTCGCGGGCATCGTGATGAGTTTCGGCCACGTCCCGGCCTACATCGTCAAGACCGCCCCTGACGCCGAATGGCGCACGTTTTCAGGCTCCATCGCGAATTTCACCTTCGAAAAGGGGTACCAGACCGAAATGCTCGTCCGCATCGACCCCATCCCCAATCCCCCGGCCGACGGCCCCGGATACCGCTACACGATGGAAAAGCCGATCTCGCGCACGCCGATGCAGTCGGATGTCGATCCGCTGCAATTCAGTCCGGAGTTCGAGGTCACCATCGCCTCCCGGCGCGCCGACAGTCCGGCAACGAGCGGTTATTGGATCAAGGACATGCGCTACACCGACCCGCAGTGGGAGCCGTTCCCGTGGGAGATCGAGGGCTTCGATTTCGAACCGGGCTTCGAGGCCCGGCTCCTCATCCGTCCCGTCGCCGAATACGACGACGCGAAGGGCGACTACGAGGTGAAATACCGCCTGACGAAGCTGATTTCGAGCGAGGAAAAGGTTTCCGAAGGAATACCGGATAAATGA
- a CDS encoding YbaN family protein, producing the protein MKIFLAILGCAAFVLGVVGIFVPLLPTTPFLLLAAALWVRSSPRLYEWLLAHRCFGGYIRNFRENRAIPLRAKVVSIALMWGTMLYCIFGLLDGRWWAQVGLLAVAVGVTWHILSFATLRK; encoded by the coding sequence GTGAAGATTTTTCTCGCCATACTGGGCTGCGCGGCGTTCGTGCTGGGCGTCGTCGGCATCTTCGTGCCGCTGCTGCCCACGACGCCGTTCCTGCTGCTGGCCGCGGCCCTCTGGGTTCGCTCCTCGCCGCGGCTCTACGAGTGGCTTCTGGCGCACCGCTGTTTCGGCGGGTATATCCGCAACTTCCGCGAAAACCGCGCCATACCGCTGCGCGCCAAGGTCGTTTCCATAGCCCTGATGTGGGGCACGATGCTCTACTGCATCTTCGGACTGCTCGACGGGAGGTGGTGGGCGCAGGTCGGCCTGCTGGCCGTGGCCGTCGGCGTCACATGGCACATCCTTTCGTTCGCAACGCTCCGCAAGTGA
- a CDS encoding RteC domain-containing protein has protein sequence MIAFIEKLNSEVLRSIERIESRDTDVLKKSLEASRVLGEAFDRLKQYIIGYRFQNDDEEIKFFKEIKPRLFCRLIYYRKLYNIEMNRPVGSIEAQREYLDAHVRAINAYTQKRLDFIRYFRSGATHLDSLYFLRGQTDTEQYLETFYYELDPQFSTNADFKVAKILANDMLSVYLMGELESLESTNLRNMVLPLSDVRPTWQDSKTDLTELIYLLDSKGCFGNVPLTQLASYISNAFNVHLDMNLSRTFCDMKIRNNPTPWLDKAKEALLKRMQTWKRNKKNGNSE, from the coding sequence ATGATTGCATTTATAGAAAAATTAAACAGCGAAGTCCTGCGGAGTATCGAACGTATCGAATCGCGGGATACCGACGTGTTGAAAAAGTCGCTTGAAGCGTCACGTGTCCTGGGAGAAGCGTTCGACCGTTTGAAACAATATATCATCGGCTACCGTTTTCAAAACGATGACGAGGAAATAAAGTTCTTCAAAGAAATCAAACCCCGTCTTTTTTGCCGTCTGATCTATTACCGCAAGCTCTACAATATCGAGATGAACCGTCCGGTAGGAAGTATCGAGGCACAACGGGAGTACCTGGACGCCCATGTTCGGGCCATCAACGCGTACACGCAGAAACGCCTTGACTTTATCCGCTATTTCCGCAGCGGCGCTACACACCTGGACAGCCTCTATTTCCTGCGCGGGCAGACCGACACGGAGCAATACCTGGAAACCTTCTACTATGAACTCGACCCGCAGTTTTCGACAAACGCGGATTTCAAGGTGGCGAAAATCCTGGCCAACGATATGTTGTCGGTTTATCTTATGGGCGAATTGGAATCACTGGAGAGCACGAACCTCCGGAACATGGTTCTGCCATTGTCTGACGTGCGTCCGACATGGCAGGACTCGAAGACGGATCTGACGGAACTTATTTACCTGCTCGACAGTAAAGGCTGTTTCGGCAATGTGCCACTCACGCAACTTGCCAGCTACATTTCCAACGCTTTCAACGTACACCTCGACATGAACCTTTCGAGGACATTCTGCGATATGAAAATCCGAAACAACCCGACACCGTGGCTTGACAAGGCGAAAGAGGCCCTGCTTAAACGTATGCAGACGTGGAAGCGAAACAAGAAAAACGGCAATTCCGAGTAG
- a CDS encoding helix-turn-helix domain-containing protein, which translates to MKIIVIGSRAYNELVGRIEKIEAAIASLPEKGRAWNKEYINDEWMDGEQVCRYLGISGRTLQRLRSDHVITYSAINRKLYYSLTEIRRVLKERSVRRKNQPKE; encoded by the coding sequence ATGAAAATCATAGTGATCGGTTCGCGAGCCTATAACGAGCTTGTCGGGCGTATAGAGAAAATAGAGGCTGCAATCGCCTCTCTCCCTGAAAAGGGGCGTGCATGGAATAAGGAGTATATAAACGACGAATGGATGGACGGCGAGCAGGTCTGCCGTTACCTGGGTATCAGCGGGCGTACCCTTCAACGCCTCCGCTCGGATCACGTGATCACCTATTCGGCCATCAACCGGAAGCTGTATTATTCCCTCACGGAAATCCGCCGTGTGCTGAAGGAGCGTTCCGTGCGGCGCAAGAACCAACCAAAGGAGTAG
- a CDS encoding helix-turn-helix domain-containing protein, which translates to MFLDKEYFDGWMQRLSERLERIEKLCAGDVEQPLSILPDGERLLDNYDLCRMLNISKRTLQRYRTSGELPYEMIYHKTFYRESDVLRFIERNFSNFRKLKKDRPAGSG; encoded by the coding sequence ATGTTTCTGGACAAGGAATATTTCGACGGATGGATGCAGCGGCTCTCGGAACGGCTGGAACGTATCGAGAAGCTGTGCGCGGGGGACGTGGAGCAACCGCTTTCCATCCTGCCTGACGGGGAGCGTCTTCTGGACAATTACGACCTGTGCCGTATGCTCAATATCAGCAAGCGCACACTCCAGCGTTACCGCACCTCGGGAGAGCTGCCTTACGAGATGATCTATCACAAGACCTTCTACCGGGAATCGGACGTCCTGCGGTTCATCGAGCGTAACTTCAGTAATTTCCGCAAGCTGAAAAAGGATCGTCCTGCCGGTTCCGGTTAG
- a CDS encoding YhcG family protein: protein MKETDKIYPADKGEEELLHNVRHILQEARAKVIHHVNSTLVRAYWQVGKYIVEYEQQGTDRAGYGKAVINTLSRRLVAEFGNGFTATNLRYMRQFYQCYPKYHTLCDKLSWSHCRTLLKVSGDAARDFYLHECVKENWSVRQLDRQINTLFYDRLLASRDKKAVKEEISRTEPGRVEPKEIIRDPYILEFLGIPQGEHFLETDLEQLLISRLQRLMLELGKGFAFVARQKRISFDDKHFYIDLVFYNYLARCFVLIDLKSGELTHQDLGQMQMYVNYYTRELMNPGDNPPVGIVLCAEKNDAVVRYTLPEDEKQVFAAQYMTYLPTQEELQTLLQEV from the coding sequence ATGAAAGAAACTGATAAAATATATCCTGCCGACAAAGGGGAGGAAGAGCTGCTGCATAATGTGCGCCATATCTTGCAGGAAGCGCGCGCGAAGGTGATACATCATGTCAATTCGACCCTCGTGAGGGCTTACTGGCAGGTAGGGAAATACATAGTGGAGTACGAGCAGCAGGGAACCGACCGTGCCGGATATGGCAAGGCTGTCATCAACACCCTTTCCAGGCGGCTCGTGGCGGAGTTCGGAAACGGGTTCACGGCCACCAACCTGCGGTACATGAGGCAGTTTTACCAGTGCTACCCGAAATATCACACGCTGTGTGATAAATTGAGCTGGTCGCATTGCCGCACGCTTCTCAAGGTGTCGGGCGATGCCGCCCGTGATTTTTACCTGCACGAGTGCGTCAAGGAAAACTGGAGTGTCCGGCAGCTCGACCGCCAAATCAACACGCTTTTCTATGACCGCCTGCTGGCCAGCCGAGACAAGAAAGCTGTGAAAGAGGAGATTTCCCGTACCGAACCCGGACGTGTCGAACCCAAAGAGATCATCCGCGACCCGTATATCCTGGAGTTTCTCGGTATCCCGCAGGGAGAGCATTTTCTGGAAACCGATCTGGAGCAACTGCTCATCAGCCGCTTGCAGCGCTTGATGCTCGAACTCGGGAAAGGCTTCGCCTTCGTCGCGCGACAGAAGCGTATCTCCTTCGATGACAAGCATTTCTACATCGACCTGGTCTTTTACAATTACCTGGCCCGTTGTTTCGTTTTAATAGACCTTAAATCCGGGGAGCTGACCCATCAGGATTTGGGGCAGATGCAGATGTATGTCAATTACTACACCCGTGAGTTGATGAATCCCGGGGATAACCCTCCGGTGGGTATCGTCCTCTGCGCGGAGAAAAACGACGCGGTCGTCCGTTATACGCTGCCCGAAGATGAAAAGCAGGTCTTCGCCGCCCAGTACATGACCTATCTTCCCACGCAGGAGGAGCTGCAAACACTCTTGCAGGAAGTGTGA